From Halorientalis litorea:
TCCGCGCTCATGCCCCTCTCTAACACGGTGGATGATTTCACTCTTATCGTTGTGCCCGGAACCCGACGGACTGAAGAAACTCGACGCCTCAAGTCCGGTATGGCCGCTGCCGAGACTCTCGGACGCTTTCCGAAGGCTCATCCCCGTGTCGTGACCGCCGTGCTGTCGGTTGTCGGGTACATCCTCGTCCTCGGTGCGTTCGGCGGGGTGCTCCCGTTCCCGACCATCGAGCGCGGGACGGTCAACCTGCTCGGGGACGCTATCGCCGTCGTGAACACCGCGGCATTGGCGGCTATCCTCGTCGGTGTCCGGTTCATCCGTCGGGGCGAAGTCCGCAAACACCGCGCCGCGATGCTGACCGCTTTCAGCCTGATTATGGTCTTTCTGGCCCTGTACCTCCTCAAGGTCGGTGGCGGGTTCGAGAAGGCAATCCTCGCCAAAGGCGTGGTGCTGTGGGCCTACCTCGCCATGCTCGCGATTCACATTCTCCTGTCGGCACTCTCGGTGCCCGTCGTCCTCCACGCCGTCGTCCTCGGACTGACGCACACGCCCGAGGAGTTGCGGGACACGGTTCACAAGCGCGTCGGCCGCGTCGCCGTCGCCGCGTGGGGCCTCTCGCTGGCGTTGGGCATCGTGACGTACCTGATGCTCAACCACGTGTATGGCTGGGAACCGCGGGCAGAACTCCTCTTGCTGGTCGCCGTGCCGAACCTGTGGGAGAAATTGGACGGCTGAAACCGTTAACTGTCGTCGCTACCGCCGCCGACCACGTCGACGAACCGGCCGAACGCGCCGCCGATTTCCGGGTCCTCGTCCGCCTCCGCCTCGCTGTCGTCGGCATCCGTCTCAGCCTCGCCGTCGCCGCTTCCACCGCTACCTACCTCGGAGAGCGACTTATTGACTTCGAGCGTCGAGTCGTCGGTCTGTTCCGTGTCGTCCGAGTCGGACTCGTCGGTGGCCGTCGAGAGCGCGCTCGACCCACTCCCGGCAATCACGTCGCCGAGGAGGAGGTTCTTCACGATGTCCTCGTAGGCGGCTACCGGGTCCTCCGTCTCGCGCAGGTCCGGGACGGTGCCGAGGAGGTCACTGCCGACTTCCACCGGGACGCGCTCTAACGGGAGTTCACGGGCCGTGTCCGTGACGACGACGCCCGACACGTCCGTCCCGAGTTTCTCCGCGAACTCGACGGTCTTGCGAGTGTCGGAGACGGCCGCGCGCTCCGGCGAACTCACCACGACCACCTCGTCGGCGTTTTCCAGCGGAACCTGCACCTCCTCGGTCAGGCCAGTCGCCGTGTCGACGACGATGATGTCGTACGCCGCGCTGACCGTCTTCAGCACGTCCGCGACGCGCTTCGGGTCCGCGTCGGCGAACGCCAGCAGGTCGTCGGACCCGGCGAGTACGTCGAGACTCGTTTCCACGTCGCCAAACTCGACAGGGTACCCCTCGAACGCCTCCGAGAGTTCCGCGTCGCCGGTGAGCACGTCGTGAATGGTGTGCTCGGGGCTGAGGTTCAGTACGTCAGCCATGTCCGACATGGCGAGGTCGGCGTCGACGAGTGCCACGTCACGACCGGTCGCGCTGAAGACAGATGCGAGGTTGATGGCCGTCGTCGTTTTGCCGCTCCCGCCCTTACCGCTCGCGACTGCATACACCGTACCAAGAATTATCAGGTATTTGGGTATTCAGCCGGTTAGTAGCCGGTAACACTTCGAACGTCGAAACGAGCAAAAGTTTGCATTTCTTGGGTATTAGTTGGTAACACCGGTGTTATGAGAACGGTTGTCGTGCCTGTCTTTATCGTAGTGAACGAGTGAGTGTAAACTGATATAAACGGGAAAGTCATGTATCGCAACGGCACGGCGAGTCACCGCATGGGTCCCTCAGTCCGTCCGCGGGAGAGACGCCGCACCCGCCGCGAAGCAGACGACCGTTACCCCGGCCAACACGCCGAAGTACAGGAGCGGACCGGGTGCGGCCATCCCGAACCACGTCTCGGCCGCCGGTTCGGACGTGAGGGCACGGACGCCGCGGGCGAAGTACGTCAGCGGCGAGAGTTGCATCGCGGGGCGGAACCACGCCGGGAGCAGGTCCGGTGGGACGAACGTCTCAGAGAGGAACAACAGCGGGAGCGCGATGGCGTTGCTGGCCGCGATGACGCCGTCCTGTGAGTCCGCGAACGACCCCAACAGTGCCCCGACGCCACAGAACAGGGCGACGCCGGCGACGAGGAACGGGACGACCAGCGGCGAGAGCGTGACATCCGCCCCCGTGGCGAGGACGACCAGCGCGAGCAACAGCAGCCCCGCCAGTCCGATGACGACGACGTTCACGAGCGTCTGTGCGAGCAACCACTCCCCCCGCGAGAGCGGCGTCGTCGCGAGTTTCTCGAACTGGTTGCCCGCCCGGTGGCGCGCCACCTCGCTCCCGACGCGGGACAGCGGCGTGAACAACACGACCACCGCGAGGTAGCCCGGGATGTAGTAGGCTGGCGGTTCGGTGAACAGGCCGCCCCCCGTCGGCTGTGTACCGACCAGCACCCCGAAGATGAGGACGATGATGACCGGGAAGAAGAAGGTGAAAAACACCGCTGTCCGGCGTCGGAGGAAGGAGTGCCACGCCGCGACCGACGCGGCGCGGACGCGAGTGAGCGCGCCCATCGTCACTGCACCTCCTCCGTGTCGTCCGCCCCGTGTGACCGCCTGCCGCCGTCGGCAAGCGGTATCTCGCCGCGGTCCACCGCGTCGCCGCTCCGCGTAACCGCTCGCCCCGTCAGGTCGAGATACACGTCTTCGAGGTCCGGTTCCGTCCACGAGAGGGCGTCGTACGCCGCACCGGTCGCTTCCAGCGTGGCCACCACGTCACCGATGGCCTCCGGGGGCACGTCGTACACGGTCAACTGCCCGTCGGCGAACTCGGCTGGGTAGTCGAGCGCGTCCGTCACAGACGGGTCGGCGTCCGTCTCGACGACCAGACGGCTCTCCCCGCCGTGCCGCTCGACGAGTGCGGCGGGCACGTCACAGGCGACGAGTTCGCCGCCGTCGAGCAACCCCACCCGGTCGGCGAGTCGCTCGGCTTCCTCCATGTAGTGGGTCGTCAGGAAGACGGTGGTTCCGGCGGCGGCCAACTCCTCGACGAGACGCCAGAGTGCCCGCCGGCCGGCCGGGTCGATACCGGTCGTCGGTTCGTCCAGCACCAGCAAGTCCGGGTCGTTGACCAACGCCGTCCCGACGCAGGCGCGTCGCTGTTGCCCGCCGGAGAGGTTCTCGTACCACGTCTCGGCGGCGTCGGCGAGGCCCACGTCCGCGAGGACCGACTCGACCGACCGCGTCTCGTCGTACAGCCCGGCGTAGTACGCCAGTAGTTCCCGGACGGTCAACCGGGCAGGGGGGTCGAACGACTGCGGCAGGAGGCCGAGCCGCTGTCGGTCCATCTCGGTCGGCGGCCCGCCGAACACCGACACGCGCCCCTCGGCGTCGGTCGTTCCGACGAGTGCCCGGACGAGCGTCGTCTTGCCCGCGCCGTTCGGGCCGACCAGTGCGAACACTTCACCCTCCTCGACGGAGAGCGAGACGCCATCCACCGCCACGGTGTCGCCGTAGGCCCGGCGCACGTCCTCGGCGACGATGGCCGCTGTCATGTGTGCCCGGGGGGCCGGTATCGGCGTAAGCGATTCGATTCGTCCCGGGGGGATAAGCCGCTGGCGGCCCGAGTTGTGCCGTGGACCTGTTCGCTAGCAAAGAGGACCTGCAACTGACTGCGGGGAGCGTGCGCGGTCCGTTGTTCAAACTCGCCGTCCCCGTCGTCCTCGCCACCCTGCTCCAGACGGTGTACAACCTGACCGACACCTTCTGGGTCGGGCAGTACGACAGCACCGCGCTCGCGGCACTGACGTTCTCCTTCCCCCTCGTGTTCCTCTCGCTCGCACTCGGCGGCGGTGTCTCGACCACCGGTCGCATCCTCGTCGCCCAGTACGAGGGGGCCGGTGACCGGCGTGACGCGGGCGTCGTCGCCGGCCAGACGCTGACCTTCGCCGTCGCCGCGGCACTCGTCGTCGCCGGCCTCGGCGTCGTCGGCGTGCCGCCGCTGTTGGCCGCCGCCGGTGCTGGGCCCGACGTTGCCCCGCTCGCGGAGACGTACCTCACCTACGTCCTCGCGGGCCTGCCGCTACTCTTTCTCGCCGCGACGTTCTCGGCAGTCCTCCAAGGCTACGGGGACACCGTGACGCCACTGCTCGTCGTCGCCGCCTCCGTCCTGTTGAACATCGTCCTCGACCCCGTGCTGGTGTTCGGACTCGGCCCAGTCCCCGAACTCGGCCTGCGCGGGGCCGCCATCGCCACGCTCGGCGCGCGTGGGGTGGCCGCCGTCGCCGGCGTGTGGTTGCTCGTGTCGGGCCGTGTCGGACCGGGTGTCCCCCTCGGGGACATGTGGCCGCGACGGGCGTACCTCGCGCGCGTCCTCCGACTCGGAGTCCCAGCGTCGCTCGAAACCACGGCCATCGCCGTCTCCGTCACGGCGATGCTGTTCGTCGTCGGGCGGTTCCCCGAACCCGTCGTCGCTGGCTTCGGTATCGGCGAGCGCGTCCTTTCGCTGATGTTTCTCCCAGCCATCGGCGTCGCCAGTGCCACGACGACGATGGTCGGGCAGAACCTCGGCGCGGACGAACCGGAACGAGCGCGCCGCGCCGCCCGAATCGCCGTCGGCTACCCCCTCGTCGGCTTGACTGCCGTCGGCCTCCTCGTCGTCGCCGCGGCACCAGTCGTGGCCGGCGTGTTCACGCCCGACGACGCCGTTATCGGCCACGCGGCAGCCTTCCTCACCTACACCGGGCCGGCGTTCGGGCTGGAGGCGGCCCTCCGGGTGTACAGCGGCGTGTTCCGCGGTGCCGGTCGAACCAGCGTGGCGATGGTTGTCACCGGTGTCGCGTTCCTCCCCGTCCGCCTCGGCCTCGCGCTCGCGCTGGTCGGGCCACTCGGGCCGACGGCAATCTGGGTCGCCTACGCGGTCAGCGGTCTCCTCGGTGCGGGACTGGCCGCGCTGGTCGCCCGGACCATCTCGTGGGAACGGCTGGTTTAGACGTACTGCCGCGCGCGGCGCACCGTCTCGTCCACGTCGAACTCGTCGTCTGCGATATCGAACACCGGTTCTCCGTCGACGGTGACGCGGAACACGCCGTGGTCGCCGGTTCGGAGCGTCACCGCGTCGAGTCGCTCGCCGAACGCCGTGAGGAGCGCGCGCTGGACGCTCACCGCTCGGTCGAGGTATCCACAGGGGACGCAGTATTCGATTTCGACTTCGGTCACACCCGGGGTTTGGTCGGCACCATTCAAAAGGCTACGCCGTCAGCGGCCGAAGGGCCGCCAGTACAGCAGGCCGACCGTCACGACGAACACGACCGTCGAGAGACCGTATGATTGGGCGTACACCGCGCCCGCCAGTGCCGTCCCGGTGCCTGCCACGCCGGTCACGACCGTTGCCAGAATCGGCCACGTGCAACTCACGCACGAGAGCAGACCGAGCAGTCCCGTGACGGCCGACCCCGCGGCGTCGATGACTGTCGCGTAGACGAGATACGCGAGCGCGGCGTAGCCGACGACTTTGAACGGCAACAGCGTGACGGCGACCACCGACCCGTTGTACAGGACGGCCGGCCCCCATCCCGGCGGGATGGAGAGCGCGGCGATGCGGAACGACGAGGGGCCGGGCGTGGCGAGGCCGAACAGGCCACCGAAGTAGCCGAGGAGGACGAAGTAGCCGACGGCGACGGCGGCCGCGAGTCGTCGCTGTCGCGTCCCCGTCGGTGCCGGGTCGGTTCGGAGGACGGCCCACACACCCACGTTTATCCAGACGAACGGGTACACCCAGTAGCGCAGTCCGCCGGCACTCGTCAACTGGGCACTCGAGACGAGCCAGTACAGCCCGAGTGCGAAGAGTTCGACGTTGAGGACCAACAGCCCCCACAACACTGTCTCACGGCTGATGTCGAAGCGGTCCAGCCAGTTCGCGGTGGCGGTGTCTGTCATAGCGCGAGTGCATCGACGACGACGGCGAGCAGGAGCGCGCCGAGATACGCGTTCGAGGCGTGGAAGGCGCGGAAGGCCGCCCCTTCGGTCTGCTCACGGTGGAGCCTGACGACTGCCCAGAGGAACACCGTCCCGAGCGCGGTGGTCGTCGCGGCGTACACCCAGCCCAGTTCCGTCACCGCGGCCAGCACCGTCGCGGCGAGCAGGGTGGCCCCCAGCCACAGGAGGATGTGCTTGCGCGTCGTCGCCTCGCCGCGGACGACGGGCATCATCGGGAACCCGCCGCGCTCGTAGTCGTCCTTGTACGCGAGCGCGAGATTGTAGAAATGGGCGGGCGTCCAGACGAAGATGACGCCGGCCAACACCACGCCCGGTATCCCGATAGAGCCGGTGACGGCGGCCCACCCGATGAGTGCCGGGAGCGCGCCCGCCGCACCGCCGATGACCGTGTTCTGGACCGTGTTCGGCTTGAGGACCAGCGTGTAGACGATGCTGTAAAACAGGATGGCGACGAGGCCGAGCACCGCCGCGAGGGGGTTCAACTGCAGGAACACCGCGAGGGAGGCGGCGGCCAGTGCCAGCCCGAACGCCATCGCGTTGCGGACCGGCACTTGGTGGGTCGCTATCGGCCGGTCGCTGGTGCGGTCCATCTGCTTGTCTCTGTCGCGCTCGAAGACGTGGTTGAACGTCCCGCTGGCCCCGATTGCGAGGACGCCGCCGCCGAGCGTCAGAACGACGGTGCGGACGGTCAAGGAGGGACCGGCAGCCAGTGCCATACCGGCGGCGGCGACCAGACAGAGCAGCCACATCAGCCGAGGTTTCGTCAGGCGGAAGTAGGCCATGCCGACGGCCTTCGCCCGGCCGAGCGCGCTGTCGGGGAGCGGCGGCTGGTCGAGCGGTTCGTCGGCCGCCTCGGCACTCGGCGGTTCGAGGGTCGGTGATTCCTCGGGTTCGTCGGTTTCGGCGGGTTCGAGGTGCCACGCCAGCGCGAGGGTCAGTGCCGCGAAGATGCCCATGCCCGCGACGAGGTGGGCGAGGGGGAACGGGGCGGCACCGGTCTCGACGGCGACGAACGCGCCGACTACGACCTGGACGGGGTAGAGAACGAGCGCGACGCCCAGTGCCACCCGGACGCGGGTCGAGATGTCGTCACGGCGGAGGCTGGCGAGTGCGGCCACGAACAATAGGACGAACACGAGCGCGGCCACGGCGCGGTGGGTCCACGCGACGGCCAGTGCGGGCGTGGCGAGCGTCGGTGTCTGTGCACAGACCGGCCACGACGGGCAGGCACTCGCGGCGTCGGAGATGGCGGCGGTCGCACCGAGAACTACCAGCAGGTACACGCCAACGGCGGTGCTGGCGAGGAGCGTCGCAAACCGCGGGCGGCCGGTGGCCCCAAACACCGATGGAACTCTCACTAGTCGTTCCTTGTCGCGGGTCCACTTATGCCCCCCGCTTCGGCGTCGACGGCGGCGCGAGAACCGCGTCACGAGGGACGGGCTGGGCGGAAGACAGTAGGTATTTATGCCGGAATTCCTAACGCCCGCTTACGATGAACCGCAAGCGCGCCGGGCTGATGGGCCTCTTCAGTGCCGCGCTGTTGCTGGTGGCGGTCGAACCCGCCCTCGCGCAGACCAGTACCTCCACGACGGAGAGCCTCATCTGGGGGCTGAACATGAAGCTCCTCTACGTGGCGATACCGATCACCATCCTCGTCGAGGGTATTCTGGTGTACACGGTCTGGAAGTACAGCAAGAGCGACGAGGCCAAACCCACACAGGAGAACCGCCGACTCGAAATCACGTGGACCATCGCGACAGCCGTCATTCTCCTCTTCGTCGGCGTCGCGTCCTATCAGGTCCTCGGGAACCCGTACGTCACCGCCTCGACCGCACAGCAAGAGCAGGTCGAGGAGATGGAGCAGATTGACGTCATCGGGCAAAAGTACATCTGGTACTTCCAGTACGACGACATCAGTGCCGAGGACGTCTCGGCCACCGGGCTGACGCTCGAAAACGTCTCCGTCGAGGGCGGGGAGGTGGTCAGTACCGGTGACGACGGCACTGTCGTCGAGGGGGCAGAACTCACCGGGGCTGGTGTCGAGTCCGCAACGCTCGACTCCGCGACTGTCTCCGGTATCGATGCGAACGAAGGCGAGAGCGTCTCCGCCGACGGTGTCGATGTCTCGGACGCCAACATCTCGGACGCGACGCTCGCCGGTGCCTCCGTCAGAACGACGGAGACGATGGTGATGCCCGCAAACGAGGACGTGCGCCTCAACATCACCTCGGTCGACTGGCTCCACGCCTTCCACGTCCCGAGCCTCGGGCTGAAGTCCGACGCCTTCCCCGAGCAGTCGAACTACCTGCAGACGAACGTCGGTGAAACCGGTACCCATCAGCTCTACTGCGCTGAATACTGTGGCACGGGCCACTCCGGGATGCTCGGAACGGTCGACGTGCGCTCACAGAACGAGTACCAGCAGTGGCTCGTCCAGCAGTGGGTAGAAGACAACCAGTAACTCAGACGTGCGGTTTCGGCAGTAAGTCCTCGAACGGCTGGTCGTCCAACCAGCCCGCGAGGTTGACGAGGTTCTCACAGGCGGCCTCGAACAGTTCTTCGCCGATTTCGGGCGATGCGTCGGTTTGGTCGCCCAGCACGCCGTTGTCCGTGTTGTCGATTGCGTCGTAGAACGTTCTGGCGCCGTAGGTCCGCCCGGCCTCGGCGTCGAACTCCACGAGGCCACCGTCCCGTGCGTCCTCGATACGGTCCGTGCGCACGAGGTCCGGCGCGAGGTGCCACACCAGCGACGTTTCTTTCGGGCCGCCGTGCGGCCCGGGCGTCTCGAACACCGCCTCGATGCGGTCGGTGATGCTCTCGTCCCACATCCACTCGACGGCGTACGCGACTTCGTCGTCGCGGAGGCGGCGACCGACCTCCCGGAGGTGTTCGACGTTGCCGCCGTGTGCGTTGACGAAGACCACTCGGTCGATGCCGTGATACGTGAGGTTGCGCGTGAAACTCTCCACGTAGTCACGGAACACCGGCGCGTCGACCCACATCGTCCCGTGGAACTGTCGGTGGTGGGGACTCACGCCGATGTCGACGGTGGGCGTACAGAGGAACCCGGTCCGTCGGGCCGCCTCGCGGGCGAACCCTTCCGCGATGATGGCGTCAGTCGCCTCGGGAAGGTGCGGGCCGTGCTGTTCTGTCGACCCCAGCGGAACGAGTGCGACCGATTCGGTTCCGAAATACTCGCCTAACTCCGGCCACGTCTTGTCGCCGACAAACATGGTCGAACGCTGGGGGGCCGCGGGTATCAATGTTCGCGCCCGCTTGCCGCGTGGAACGCCCCCTTCAGCAGAGGTTGCCGGTCGAGTAGACCTCTCCGTCGTCGGTTATCGCGAGGCCGACACCGAGATACTCCGCGTTCTCGTAGGAGAGCCGTTCCCGGTACGCCGAGTTGTCGTACCACTTCTCGACGATGTCGCGTGCGACTTCGGTTTCGTCCTCGTTGAACTCCGTGACGCCGTCGACTTCGTACGGCCGCCCGGCGACAGTCTGTGACAGCACTTCGAGGTTACTGCTCGACGAGGTGTCGGCCCTGATGATGTACGTGCCGGCGGCCGACTCGAACTGACAGGTGTCGTAGAGGTTCGCGTTCCGGTAGCGGTCGGCACTACTCGTGGCGTCGAACTCGTGGCTGACGAGACGCTCTCTGGCCATCCGCTGGCTGTGGCTGTTGGCCATCTCGGTCACGGCGTCGGCCGTCTGTCCACCTCTCTCGAAGGCGTTCAGGTCGTCCGCGCGCCGTCTGCTGTTGACCAAGCGGAGTACCTCCGACCGAATCTCGCTCTCGTCGAACTCACGCGTCGGAACCGTGGTTCGGCCGCCCGGAAGAGTCGGCGTTCCACTCCCACCCTGCTGGTCGGGGGCGGCGGTCGGAACCGGTGTCGGCGTCCCCTCGTCGGCATCAGTCGCTACCGGGTCCGGCCCACCGATCTGCATCCCGATGAGAATCCCGACGCCCATCGCTACGAGAACGATGACCCCCAGCACGCCCAGTGCCGTGTTGTTCGCCATACTACCGTATCCCTCTCAGCACTGGCAAATCAATGTTGTGTCATTCACTCGCATCGTCGGGTCGTTTCTTCGAGAGTGCCGTCCGGTCGAGTTCGCAGACGAGCGTCTCCTCGCCGTCGTCGCCCAGTTTGTACGCCTCGACGTGCATCGTGACGACGCCACGGTCCCCGTCGCTCGTCTCGCGCTTGTTCGTCACCGTGGACTGGGCCCGAATCGTGTCGCCGTGGAACACCGGTGCGGGATGCTCGACGTTGTCGTAGGACAAGTTGGCGACGATGGTGCCGTCGGTGGTGTCGGGTATCGTCATGCCGACGGCCAGTGCCATCGTGTAGAGGCCGTTGACGACGCGTTCGCCGAACTGCGTGTCCGCGGCGAACACCGAGTCGAGGTGGAGCGGCTGTTGGTTCATCGTCATGTCGCAGAACTGTTGGTTGTCGCTCTCGGAGACCGTCCGCCGTTTGTCGTGTTCGATGGTCTCGCCGACCTCGAACTCCTCGTAGTAGAGACCGGTCACGCCCGTGTCGTCTCCTGGCCCGCTGATAACGGTATCGGGAACGGGGACCGCCCGGCTCGACCCCCGGAACGCTGAAGCCGCCACCACCGAAACGGCCTGTATGGCACGTCGGAGTCTCCTGTTTTCGCCCGGTGACCAGCCCGCGTTGCTGCGGAAGGCACCCGAGACGGGTGCCGACGGCGTGATTTTCGACCTCGAAGACGCCGTTGCACCCGACGAGAAGACGACGGCCCGCGACGCCGTCCACGAGGTACTCACCGACCCGGCGTTCGACCCGGACTGTGAGGTGTGCGTCCGCCTCGATCCGGTGGGTGCCGGGGCCGCCGCCGACGTGGCCGCGGTTCTCGACGGTGACCCCCGACTCGACAGCGTGATGCTCCCGAAAGTCAGCGACGCCGCCGACGTGACCGCCCTCGGCGACCTGTTGGCCGACCACGGCGCGGCACTGTCGGTCCTCGCTATCGTCGAGTCGGCGGCGGCGGTCCTCGCCGCCGAGGACATCGCTCGCGCGGACCCGACGGACGCGCTGGTGTTCGGTGCCGAGGACCTCGCTGTCGACATCGGGGCGGCTCGGTCCGTCGAGGGAGGGGAGACGATGTACGCCCGCCAGCGCGTCGTCCTCGCCGCCAGTGCCGCGGGCGTGGATGCCCTCGACAGCATCCACGCCGACATCGAGGACACCGAGGGTCTGGCGGCGGACGCGACGACGGCGAGGCGACTGGGGTTCGACGGCAAGGTCGCAATCCACCCCGACCAGATTCCGGTCATCAACGATGCCTTCACACCGCCCGCAGAGCGGGTCGAGTGGGCCGAACGCGTCCTCGAAGCGAGCGAGGCCGCCGCGGCGGAGGGCCGTGGCGTAGTCCGCGTCGACGGCGAGATGGTCGACGCACCGGTCGTCGCGCGGGCCGAACGCGTCCTCGAACTGGCACGGGCGGGCGACGACCGCTGACTCACGGACGGCACCACGTTTAACTCGGCCGTCGCCGATTGGTGGGGCATGACAAACGAGGTGAACCCGTTCGAGAGCTTGCAGGAGCAAATCGACGACGCAGCCGTCTTTCTCGACATCGCTCCGGACCGCATCGAACGGCTGAAGCGACCGGAGCGGGTGCTGGAGACGAACCTCTCGGTCGAGATGGACGATGGGTCCATCGAGGTGTTCGAGGCGTTCCGGTCGCAGTTCAACGGCGACCGGGGACCGTACAAGGGCGGCATCCGCTATCATCCCGGCGTCACTCGCGACGAGGTGAAGGCACTCTCCGGGTGGATGGTCTACAAGTGTGCCGTCGTTGACATCCCGTACGGTGGCGGCAAGGGTGGTATCGTCCTCGACCCGCGGGACTACTCCGCCAGTGAACTCGAACGCATCACGCGGTCCTACGCCACCGAACTGCGCCCGCTCATCGGGCCGGACCGGGACATCCCCGCGCCGGACGTCAACACCGGCCAGCAGGAGATGAACTGGATAAAAGACACATACGAGACGCTCGAACGGACGACGGCCCCCGGCACGGTGACCGGAAAGTCCCCGACCAGCAGCGGGAGCGCGGGCCGCGTCGAGGCGACGGGGCGGTCGGTGATGCTCACCGCCCGGGAGGCGTTCGAGTACT
This genomic window contains:
- a CDS encoding DUF420 domain-containing protein, yielding MAAAETLGRFPKAHPRVVTAVLSVVGYILVLGAFGGVLPFPTIERGTVNLLGDAIAVVNTAALAAILVGVRFIRRGEVRKHRAAMLTAFSLIMVFLALYLLKVGGGFEKAILAKGVVLWAYLAMLAIHILLSALSVPVVLHAVVLGLTHTPEELRDTVHKRVGRVAVAAWGLSLALGIVTYLMLNHVYGWEPRAELLLLVAVPNLWEKLDG
- a CDS encoding MinD/ParA family ATP-binding protein, which translates into the protein MYAVASGKGGSGKTTTAINLASVFSATGRDVALVDADLAMSDMADVLNLSPEHTIHDVLTGDAELSEAFEGYPVEFGDVETSLDVLAGSDDLLAFADADPKRVADVLKTVSAAYDIIVVDTATGLTEEVQVPLENADEVVVVSSPERAAVSDTRKTVEFAEKLGTDVSGVVVTDTARELPLERVPVEVGSDLLGTVPDLRETEDPVAAYEDIVKNLLLGDVIAGSGSSALSTATDESDSDDTEQTDDSTLEVNKSLSEVGSGGSGDGEAETDADDSEAEADEDPEIGGAFGRFVDVVGGGSDDS
- a CDS encoding ABC transporter permease, whose protein sequence is MGALTRVRAASVAAWHSFLRRRTAVFFTFFFPVIIVLIFGVLVGTQPTGGGLFTEPPAYYIPGYLAVVVLFTPLSRVGSEVARHRAGNQFEKLATTPLSRGEWLLAQTLVNVVVIGLAGLLLLALVVLATGADVTLSPLVVPFLVAGVALFCGVGALLGSFADSQDGVIAASNAIALPLLFLSETFVPPDLLPAWFRPAMQLSPLTYFARGVRALTSEPAAETWFGMAAPGPLLYFGVLAGVTVVCFAAGAASLPRTD
- a CDS encoding ABC transporter ATP-binding protein, which produces MTAAIVAEDVRRAYGDTVAVDGVSLSVEEGEVFALVGPNGAGKTTLVRALVGTTDAEGRVSVFGGPPTEMDRQRLGLLPQSFDPPARLTVRELLAYYAGLYDETRSVESVLADVGLADAAETWYENLSGGQQRRACVGTALVNDPDLLVLDEPTTGIDPAGRRALWRLVEELAAAGTTVFLTTHYMEEAERLADRVGLLDGGELVACDVPAALVERHGGESRLVVETDADPSVTDALDYPAEFADGQLTVYDVPPEAIGDVVATLEATGAAYDALSWTEPDLEDVYLDLTGRAVTRSGDAVDRGEIPLADGGRRSHGADDTEEVQ
- a CDS encoding MATE family efflux transporter, which produces MDLFASKEDLQLTAGSVRGPLFKLAVPVVLATLLQTVYNLTDTFWVGQYDSTALAALTFSFPLVFLSLALGGGVSTTGRILVAQYEGAGDRRDAGVVAGQTLTFAVAAALVVAGLGVVGVPPLLAAAGAGPDVAPLAETYLTYVLAGLPLLFLAATFSAVLQGYGDTVTPLLVVAASVLLNIVLDPVLVFGLGPVPELGLRGAAIATLGARGVAAVAGVWLLVSGRVGPGVPLGDMWPRRAYLARVLRLGVPASLETTAIAVSVTAMLFVVGRFPEPVVAGFGIGERVLSLMFLPAIGVASATTTMVGQNLGADEPERARRAARIAVGYPLVGLTAVGLLVVAAAPVVAGVFTPDDAVIGHAAAFLTYTGPAFGLEAALRVYSGVFRGAGRTSVAMVVTGVAFLPVRLGLALALVGPLGPTAIWVAYAVSGLLGAGLAALVARTISWERLV
- a CDS encoding SelT/SelW/SelH family protein, with product MTEVEIEYCVPCGYLDRAVSVQRALLTAFGERLDAVTLRTGDHGVFRVTVDGEPVFDIADDEFDVDETVRRARQYV
- a CDS encoding DUF7546 family protein — protein: MTDTATANWLDRFDISRETVLWGLLVLNVELFALGLYWLVSSAQLTSAGGLRYWVYPFVWINVGVWAVLRTDPAPTGTRQRRLAAAVAVGYFVLLGYFGGLFGLATPGPSSFRIAALSIPPGWGPAVLYNGSVVAVTLLPFKVVGYAALAYLVYATVIDAAGSAVTGLLGLLSCVSCTWPILATVVTGVAGTGTALAGAVYAQSYGLSTVVFVVTVGLLYWRPFGR
- a CDS encoding heme o synthase produces the protein MRVPSVFGATGRPRFATLLASTAVGVYLLVVLGATAAISDAASACPSWPVCAQTPTLATPALAVAWTHRAVAALVFVLLFVAALASLRRDDISTRVRVALGVALVLYPVQVVVGAFVAVETGAAPFPLAHLVAGMGIFAALTLALAWHLEPAETDEPEESPTLEPPSAEAADEPLDQPPLPDSALGRAKAVGMAYFRLTKPRLMWLLCLVAAAGMALAAGPSLTVRTVVLTLGGGVLAIGASGTFNHVFERDRDKQMDRTSDRPIATHQVPVRNAMAFGLALAAASLAVFLQLNPLAAVLGLVAILFYSIVYTLVLKPNTVQNTVIGGAAGALPALIGWAAVTGSIGIPGVVLAGVIFVWTPAHFYNLALAYKDDYERGGFPMMPVVRGEATTRKHILLWLGATLLAATVLAAVTELGWVYAATTTALGTVFLWAVVRLHREQTEGAAFRAFHASNAYLGALLLAVVVDALAL
- the coxB gene encoding cytochrome c oxidase subunit II, which encodes MNRKRAGLMGLFSAALLLVAVEPALAQTSTSTTESLIWGLNMKLLYVAIPITILVEGILVYTVWKYSKSDEAKPTQENRRLEITWTIATAVILLFVGVASYQVLGNPYVTASTAQQEQVEEMEQIDVIGQKYIWYFQYDDISAEDVSATGLTLENVSVEGGEVVSTGDDGTVVEGAELTGAGVESATLDSATVSGIDANEGESVSADGVDVSDANISDATLAGASVRTTETMVMPANEDVRLNITSVDWLHAFHVPSLGLKSDAFPEQSNYLQTNVGETGTHQLYCAEYCGTGHSGMLGTVDVRSQNEYQQWLVQQWVEDNQ
- a CDS encoding creatininase family protein, encoding MFVGDKTWPELGEYFGTESVALVPLGSTEQHGPHLPEATDAIIAEGFAREAARRTGFLCTPTVDIGVSPHHRQFHGTMWVDAPVFRDYVESFTRNLTYHGIDRVVFVNAHGGNVEHLREVGRRLRDDEVAYAVEWMWDESITDRIEAVFETPGPHGGPKETSLVWHLAPDLVRTDRIEDARDGGLVEFDAEAGRTYGARTFYDAIDNTDNGVLGDQTDASPEIGEELFEAACENLVNLAGWLDDQPFEDLLPKPHV
- a CDS encoding CAP domain-containing protein, encoding MANNTALGVLGVIVLVAMGVGILIGMQIGGPDPVATDADEGTPTPVPTAAPDQQGGSGTPTLPGGRTTVPTREFDESEIRSEVLRLVNSRRRADDLNAFERGGQTADAVTEMANSHSQRMARERLVSHEFDATSSADRYRNANLYDTCQFESAAGTYIIRADTSSSSNLEVLSQTVAGRPYEVDGVTEFNEDETEVARDIVEKWYDNSAYRERLSYENAEYLGVGLAITDDGEVYSTGNLC